In Nocardioides sp., the following proteins share a genomic window:
- the ybaK gene encoding Cys-tRNA(Pro) deacylase has protein sequence MAKRSRSGGTPATAALIAAGADFALHDYDHDPRATSFGLEAAHALGLEPERVFKTLLAELDGELVVAVVPVSGQLDLKALARTLGGSRAVMAEVSRAERVTGYVAGGISPLGQKRALRTVLDETVDLFDTIFVSAGRRGLDLEIAPADLVRLTSAVIAPVGKD, from the coding sequence ATGGCCAAACGCTCCAGGAGTGGGGGTACGCCGGCGACCGCAGCACTGATCGCGGCGGGTGCGGACTTCGCCCTCCACGACTACGACCACGATCCGCGCGCCACCTCCTTCGGTCTCGAAGCCGCCCACGCGCTCGGGCTGGAACCCGAGCGGGTGTTCAAGACTTTGCTCGCCGAGCTCGACGGCGAACTGGTGGTCGCGGTCGTCCCCGTCTCCGGCCAGCTCGACCTCAAAGCCCTGGCCAGGACGCTCGGCGGCAGCCGAGCCGTGATGGCCGAGGTCAGCCGGGCCGAGCGGGTCACCGGCTATGTCGCCGGTGGGATCTCCCCGCTGGGTCAAAAGCGCGCGCTGCGTACGGTCCTCGACGAGACCGTCGACCTCTTCGACACGATCTTCGTCTCCGCGGGCCGTCGCGGCTTGGATCTCGAGATCGCACCGGCCGACCTGGTACGGCTGACCTCAGCCGTCATCGCGCCCGTCGGCAAGGACTGA
- a CDS encoding LON peptidase substrate-binding domain-containing protein: MTTALPMFPLNTVLFPGLVVPLHVFEDRYRALIHHLLREPDPAQRLFGSVCIREGYEVGEHGAQSLFRVGTRMQLTEISRNPDGTFDIVAVGRDRMRLDRLQTSGDFPAGEVEVLPDARAASVPDEVVEQALAMFEAFRVAVAPFRGDPHPGNLPTDPTYLSWTLAAVAPLPMPERQALLESDDALERLVLVTELLREELRAMNVIPSLPATEIARTRWSPN, from the coding sequence GTGACCACCGCGCTGCCGATGTTCCCGCTCAACACGGTGCTCTTTCCCGGACTTGTCGTGCCGCTTCACGTCTTCGAGGACCGCTACCGCGCACTGATCCACCACCTGCTGCGCGAACCCGATCCCGCCCAACGCCTCTTCGGGTCCGTGTGCATCCGCGAGGGCTACGAGGTCGGCGAGCACGGTGCCCAGTCACTGTTTCGCGTCGGCACCCGGATGCAACTGACCGAGATCTCCCGCAATCCCGACGGCACCTTCGACATCGTGGCCGTGGGCCGCGATCGAATGCGGCTCGATCGGCTGCAGACCAGTGGCGACTTCCCGGCGGGAGAGGTCGAGGTGCTGCCGGACGCACGCGCCGCCTCGGTGCCGGACGAGGTGGTCGAACAAGCACTTGCGATGTTCGAGGCGTTCCGGGTTGCTGTCGCACCCTTCCGCGGCGATCCGCATCCAGGAAATCTGCCGACGGACCCGACCTACCTCTCCTGGACTCTGGCCGCCGTCGCGCCCCTGCCGATGCCCGAACGGCAGGCGTTGTTGGAGTCCGACGACGCGCTGGAACGGCTGGTGCTGGTCACCGAGCTGTTGCGCGAGGAGTTGCGCGCGATGAACGTGATCCCCTCGCTACCGGCCACGGAGATCGCCCGCACCCGCTGGTCCCCCAACTAG
- the hisD gene encoding histidinol dehydrogenase, producing the protein MRGSAASAQGPLDYRAIVPRADFDVEAATHQVRPVLEAVRTRGVAAIREFTATFDGVDLGDIRVPAGALTDALSALDSSVRAALEESIRRLRTTCEADLEREAEHRIEVAPGAVVTHRSVPVDRVGLYVPGGLAPLVSTVVMNVVPAQVAGVPSIALSSPPQQESGLPDPTVLAACALLGVDEVYAVGGAQAIAMFAYGAAECRPVNLVIGPGNLYVTAAKRLLRGLVGIDSEAGPSEIAILADDSAIAAYVAADLLTEAEHGGTSASLLVTDSETLADEVSAELDRQVAATRHSERIADALGGHQSAIVLVDDVAQGLEVVNAYASEHLEIHTRDAASVAAHVRNAGAIFLGPWSPVAVGDYCAGSNHVLPTAGCACHSSGLSVRSFLKAIHVVDYTRDALAEVADHVRVLAEAEDLPGHGSGVTIRFDA; encoded by the coding sequence ATCAGGGGCTCTGCTGCGTCGGCGCAGGGCCCGCTCGACTACCGCGCCATCGTGCCGCGCGCGGACTTCGACGTCGAGGCGGCGACCCATCAGGTGCGGCCCGTGTTGGAGGCGGTGCGTACGCGTGGTGTGGCGGCGATCCGGGAGTTCACGGCGACGTTCGACGGTGTGGATCTCGGCGACATCCGGGTGCCCGCAGGTGCGCTGACCGACGCGCTCTCCGCCCTCGACTCATCCGTGCGCGCGGCCTTGGAGGAATCGATCCGACGGCTGCGTACGACCTGCGAGGCCGACCTGGAACGCGAGGCTGAGCACCGCATCGAGGTGGCTCCCGGCGCGGTGGTGACCCACCGGTCTGTGCCGGTCGACCGGGTGGGGCTCTACGTTCCCGGCGGGCTGGCGCCCCTGGTGTCGACGGTCGTGATGAACGTGGTGCCCGCGCAGGTCGCCGGTGTGCCCTCGATCGCGCTGTCCAGTCCGCCGCAGCAGGAGTCCGGCCTTCCCGACCCGACGGTGCTGGCGGCCTGTGCGCTCCTCGGTGTGGACGAGGTCTATGCCGTCGGGGGCGCCCAGGCGATCGCGATGTTCGCCTATGGCGCAGCGGAGTGCCGACCGGTGAACCTGGTCATCGGTCCCGGCAACCTCTATGTCACGGCCGCCAAACGGTTGTTGCGTGGCCTGGTCGGGATCGACTCCGAGGCCGGGCCGAGCGAGATCGCGATCCTCGCCGACGACTCGGCCATCGCAGCGTACGTCGCCGCGGACCTGCTGACCGAGGCCGAACACGGCGGCACGTCCGCGTCGCTGCTCGTAACCGACTCGGAGACTCTGGCCGACGAGGTGAGCGCCGAGTTGGACAGGCAGGTCGCCGCTACGCGACACAGTGAGCGGATCGCCGACGCACTCGGTGGTCACCAGTCCGCGATCGTGTTGGTGGACGATGTCGCGCAGGGACTGGAGGTCGTCAACGCGTACGCCTCCGAGCACCTGGAGATCCACACCCGTGACGCCGCCAGTGTGGCCGCGCACGTCCGCAATGCCGGTGCGATCTTCCTCGGCCCGTGGTCCCCGGTCGCGGTCGGCGACTACTGCGCCGGCTCCAATCACGTGCTGCCGACGGCCGGCTGCGCGTGCCACTCGTCCGGGCTCTCGGTGCGCTCGTTCCTCAAGGCGATCCACGTCGTCGACTACACCCGAGATGCCCTCGCCGAGGTGGCCGACCACGTCCGGGTGCTCGCGGAGGCCGAGGACCTGCCGGGTCACGGTTCCGGCGTGACGATCCGGTTCGACGCATGA